The window TTGAATTTATTTTTATTTGTTTAAAATTATTTTTAGGCAAATCTAAAAATTTGTTTTTACAAATAAAAATGTATTTTTGCCTAAACTTAAAAAATAACATGACCCGTTCTGAAGAGAATTACCTGAAAGCCATTTTCCATTTATCGAATAATGGGGTTGGTGTTGTTTCTACGAACTCCATCGCAGATCAATTGGAAACGAAAGCATCGTCTGTAACGGATATGGTTAAAAAGCTTTCAGAAAAAAATTTAGTTACATATATAAAATACAAAGGTGTCGAACTTACAGCAGCAGGGAAGCTTCATGCTGCCAAAGTGATCCGCAAGCATCGCCTGTGGGAAGTGTTTCTGGTAGACAAGCTTCGCTTTTCGTGGGATGAAGTTCATGAGGTTGCCGAACAACTCGAGCACATCAAATCTGAAAAACTGGTAGAAGAGCTGGATTCATTCTTAGAATACCCAAAGGTTGACCCCCACGGCGATCCGATTCCCGATAAAAACGGGAACATTCAAAAACTTGACAAAGTATTACTTGCTTCTTGTAAGGCCAATGAATCCGGTGTTTTCGTCGGAGTGGAAAACTCTTCTTCAGAATTTCTGCAATACCTTGACAAACTTC of the Zhouia spongiae genome contains:
- a CDS encoding metal-dependent transcriptional regulator, which translates into the protein MTRSEENYLKAIFHLSNNGVGVVSTNSIADQLETKASSVTDMVKKLSEKNLVTYIKYKGVELTAAGKLHAAKVIRKHRLWEVFLVDKLRFSWDEVHEVAEQLEHIKSEKLVEELDSFLEYPKVDPHGDPIPDKNGNIQKLDKVLLASCKANESGVFVGVENSSSEFLQYLDKLRLSLGASIKIMDRETFDNSMRIRVDQEEINISALTANNIYIKKNK